The DNA window CTCCCACCTAGCTTTCACAGGCAGCCTAAAGTCCCAAAGAGATGCTCTGGGCAAGACTTCACCCAATGGTTCGAGGCAATTTAACGGGTCAGGCAGAAAAGCAGTGAACCTGTGCTAGATAATTCACTGCGTCACAGGTATTAAATGAAAGCAGTGAGTGGGAGCTGAATATTTTCATGTCGAAGTTCTCCAAAATGAGAGTAACAACTTGGTAAAGCATTTCTCATCTTTCCAGTTGATGTTTACGGGTTCATGGGTCAGAACtagcaaacaaaaatgaactgtgCTGTTACAATGCATCACTGAACCTTTTAATGGAGTGCCTGTTAAAAACTGCAATGCTCATATAATCTGAGCAGTGAGATTTCCTGTGCTGTTTCTGAACCACAGGAGACCTGAACCTGTCTGTATCTCACTTTGAATCTGAACCTGTCTGTATCTCAATATGACTTACGATAAAGTTGCATTCAAAAATGTGAGTACAACAAAGAGCACTTCTTCCAGACCTCCCACGAGAGGACGTGCTAAACGTTTCAGGAGCTTAAAAATAGCTTGACCCTTCTGCGATCTTCAACATGAATTCCTGTCTACAATGGGGAGAATGCAGGTCAGTGTTTAGAGATGCCGAGGCAATATTTGCTTAGAATACAGGGCCTAATGTATGAGTTTGGGCAGGATCACCTAGACACCACCCACAATGCTGGCACATTGCAACACACAGAAAGCATTCAAACACATGATGGATGCTCAGTGGTTATTCTAAGagcacaaacaacaaaaaaatccacatATACCCTAAATATGAACATAAATGTGAGGATTTACAATGAATGTTCCAATAGTCTTTTTGAGGGAACTGGGTTTGAAGGCTTGAAGAAGCAACCATATGCTGCCCAGGGCCCAGAGTAAATTAGGTGCAAAGTATAAGCCGATACCCTAGCACCTTCTGTTTGCTCCAAGACAGGTCATTTTGACCAAATACAAAAAAGTGACCTTCGCTACCAAGTATGCTCAGAATCTGTACTCACTCATGAATGATTAACTTAAAGCAAAATATCCCAAAAGTCCTTGATGCTGCACACCTGCTCACCAGAAAACAGCGACAATGTATAATAAGGTAGTTGTGCGACATTAAAGTGAAGTCTCTTAACACTCAAAAAATTCAGTGCATGAAACATGTCTCAAAAGGTTTCAAATCGTGATAATGATAATACAGATTTGACTGTAGGAAATGTAATGTCAATGTTAAACCAGCATTGCTATGTGGTGAAGCTCTACCTTAGTCCCTTAGGAATACTTAATAGCCTATGTAAGTTGGTCAATTCCATCATGGCCTTTGAAATAATTATATCATACCAATGTCAAAGAGATGGACGTCTCCTTAGTGCAATTAAGAAATAATGGAAATTTTCTAGATTGTTAAATTTATAATTACAACAGATATCATTTAAATTGAAAAAGATTTCGTTGTGTATAAAAGTTCTTAATCATTTATCAAATACAATTTTatcataaatacaatttatgttaaatgtaatttagcATCAATAAGGCACTTTCACTTTTTGTCTCCATTTTATCCCCatgaccaaaaataaataaataaaaaatccgAACTTTAACCACTGAAACGGGTGTATTAATTTATTACCTATTAAGTAAGCAATCGTGTAAATGACACTGCGTGCAGATCTGAGCAGCAATTCTGAAACAGCGAAAACTGAAACCCGTTTAATCGATTTTACTGCGGTCAAGGGTAGGCTAACGAGTAATGCCATGAGAATTCGCACGTTGAGGGTTTGGGACAGTGTTTAGACTTTTTAACTGGATGCGTGCATTTCCATGAAAACTGATTAAAGAAAACGTGCACTTTGGGAATATTAACGTCAGCTTTATTCAAAGGAGCATGACATCGGCAATAATAAAAACGCTACTAGCCCGTATTTATTACGACTTCCAAACTGCGGTATGCTTATCAAGAGGAAAAGCAAACGAAAAAGCCGCGCGTCGATAGAAgagtaataataatgttattagtTTTCGtcattagttttaaaaatgttacaaaaaatgTCAAGCATTTCTCTCAAATTAACAGAACCTGCGCGCAGTCACAGCGTTTTTTTGCGTCACCTTAACGCCgtttacacattacacacaggtCCAAATAAACTCCCCAGATTATATTGAcatttgtgtgcctgtgctgcGCAAATACGTAATCAAACAGATACTAAACGATAACACTGCTGGACAGGCACGTGCCAAACACCTAGGCATTAATGTTAATGCCTCGTGGTTGAGTTATGGATAAACTAGGGAATAAACATTCTAAAATATCTTTGTATGGAGCATACACAGTCTCGAAAGACAtaagcacatacacagaaacatctATACACTGTTTTGACCAACATGCAAATTagcaaaatcacattttaagtAATGAACAGGTAAGTAAATTCTGAGGCCAAAAGGGGGCGCCCTCAAACGCTAAGGCATCTCTGTACAAAGTACCAGCAATGCAAGACGGGCCTACCTCTTAAGaccagttttaaaatgtgaacatttttataaacaaacaaacaaataaataaatctgccaTTTTCATTTTGGTCAAATATCAGTTCATCAGCTCACCCTTGCCGGTGGGCAAACCTGACGTAAAATTCTTCTGCATATATTTGCTACACTTAAGTTTAAGTATGCTATATGAAAATTTTAATTACCTGGACTCAAGGATCTTCACACTTTCTCCTGCGTACCAAACCGTATCAGCATTCGCCTGCGTGATTCGCCTCTTTCGTGGATAGTCAAACACATTGGATAAATGTTAGGCTACTTTGTTTAGTGAAGGCAATCAAATCTGGTCACTGAGCTCTACAGAATCAACACTGATGACCCGTGTGCTAAGAGTGAGCTCTTACATTAGCAAACTATGACCTGCTAGTAGTTACatacatcagcacacacacaaacaaacgtaAAACCAGCAGGAAATATCATACAGATCATGGCAACTTCTTTCACGCTGCATATATTTTGGTAATGCTATTTTGAATGAATTAGGCTTTTTCGATATAAAAGCAAGTAGGCTTTTGATTTTAAGTTATAGAAACGTTTTTCAAACTTTGTCTATGTAAAATGTGACAAACACTACATGAGATAACTCAAACCTATCACATGTATTTGAAAGGAATGAGTTCAAATAAGCGGTCAAGAAAAGCGGTGTATTTAACCATAAAAATGGTTCAGTGACTACGAAAAGCATATGAATTTATTCTGATTTCAAGTAAATTATGTCCAAACATGAAAGTTTGATAAATTGTTCAAGGAAGACGTCCTTTAGTAGGTGACGTGAATCGTCAAAATTGATCTAGAAAGGCTGTGCATGATAAAACACCCCTTTACAATTCTTCGCCCCTTTATCCTGCTGGAATACAATAAGATTAGGTTATAATGAATCTTTTCAAATGGAGGCTGCTCTTTTCAAGCAGTGCAGGTGTACAATAGGGGGGCAAATCGAGAAGTCTCACGCCTAGGTGTGAGCAGATTATTCAAATAGGGCCAAGTGAAGAAGGGATTGGAGGCTCGCCGGGCGCACAGCGCTATATCATAGCGTTAACAGGCAGGAGCAGGCGTCATTTGAACTCCAGTCATCAGCAGACGCCTCTCAGCGTCCGTGGGCACggctggctcacacacacacacacacacacatgcgccagCCCTTGACAGGAGAGCACAACTACGACACGAGTATCCTGTGGTTCCAAACAACCACCGGCGTCGCCGCCTGCCAGAGGACGCTCTTGTGTGGGAAAACGATTTGAAAAATAGAGGAAATCTCCAGGATGCTCGGTGCTGTCAAAATGGAAGGACACGAACACGCAGACTGGAGCTACTACGGAGAGCCTGAGGTGGGTCCcctaaatacatatatatatattttttttctcgtCAAAAGCCGATTCCGTTTTATACAACTCAATATTAGCCCAGAGATAATATTAACTTTGAGATCAAATATTGACTTGAGGCGCCTCCAAATCCTCCCCCATCTCGACGCCCCGCACTATCCTAACAAAGTTGTGCTCGACATGTTATACCAACTTCCTTCCTATTGTCGACTCTTATGTATATATGACTAAATACCGCAatactaattattattttagcaCAAAGCGAAAAGGACGTTTTGcttaattatgttaaaatatgctTAGTTCCCATTTCTTGTCTAGTAGCGTAGACGCGGTGATTTACAGAGGCTTACAGGCAAATGTACTAATTTTcccaaattgtttttttttatgattcCCTGAAATAAGTCTTATTCTCATTCGATCGGACAACAATGGGAACGTTTTTACGCATTTTAAgatcaaatcaaataatttaatacaCCTTTGTTTCCAAAGGTGATCGAATGCAATGTTTCATTTGAGTTCCCATATCTCCTCTGAtagctctttgtgtgtgcgtgtgtttgtgtgtgtgtgtgtgtgtgtgtgtgtgtggtttttttggtcacaaaaatgaaactattttctctcttttttagtGTTATACCTCAGTTGGCAACATGAACACTGGACTGGGAATGAACTCCATGAACACATATATGACCATGTCTGGAATGAGCACCACGGCAAACATGACGGCTAACACCATGAACATGTCCTATGTCAACACGGGGATGAGCCCGTCAATGACTGGCATGTCCCCGGGTACGGGGGCGATGGCCGGCATGGGCACGGGAATGACGGGCATGAGCGCAGCCCTCAGCCCCAACATGAGTCCTATGGCGGCGCAACCGCCCTCAATGAACGCCTTGACCTCATATACCAACATGAACGCTATGAGCCCGATGTATGGTCAGTCTAACATTAACAGATCGAGGGACCCCAAGACGTATCGAAGGAGCTACACGCACGCTAAGCCACCGTACTCCTACATTTCGCTGATTACAATGGCCATTCAACAGTCGCCAAACAAGATGCTAACACTAAGCGAAATTTATCAGTGGATAATGGACCTTTTCCCTTTCTACCGTCAGAACCAGCAGCGTTGGCAGAACTCAATTCGCCACTCGCTGTCCTTTAATGACTGTTTCGTGAAAGTGCCTCGCTCCCCAGACAAGCCTGGA is part of the Electrophorus electricus isolate fEleEle1 chromosome 13, fEleEle1.pri, whole genome shotgun sequence genome and encodes:
- the foxa2 gene encoding forkhead box protein A2 — its product is MLGAVKMEGHEHADWSYYGEPECYTSVGNMNTGLGMNSMNTYMTMSGMSTTANMTANTMNMSYVNTGMSPSMTGMSPGTGAMAGMGTGMTGMSAALSPNMSPMAAQPPSMNALTSYTNMNAMSPMYGQSNINRSRDPKTYRRSYTHAKPPYSYISLITMAIQQSPNKMLTLSEIYQWIMDLFPFYRQNQQRWQNSIRHSLSFNDCFVKVPRSPDKPGKGSFWTLHPDSGNMFENGCYLRRQKRFKCEKQLSKESGRKSSEGGSNSSSESCNGNESPHSNASTNDHKRSLSDMKSNQGLSPEHAASPTSQQHLMAQHHSVLAHEAHLKAEHHYSFNHPFSINNLMSSEQQHHKMDLKTYEQVMHYGYGSPMAGALSMGSMAGKAGFDSSPLAADTSYYQGVYSRPIMNSS